The proteins below are encoded in one region of Legionella antarctica:
- a CDS encoding carbon-nitrogen hydrolase: MKQNKLKAALVQQPWYENATEHQDNLAAGISSAAQQGAQLVCLQELTLSPYFCTRSDVDGRPYMEDIYSGPTAQFVGKMAKANKICITASLFEKAGYNTAVAFNTQGELIAITRKQHIPSGEKYHEDFYFKPGDSDYPVHSIAGHQMGLPTCYDQWFPELSRIYGLKGAEILVYPTAIGGEPTAPGFDSQPMWQKVMVAQGIMSNTFIIAVNRIGGEDNLQFYGSSFISTPMGEILAQAPRDEPAVLVAELDFGQRDLWGRLFPFAQQREPDTYHELTRSR; this comes from the coding sequence ATGAAGCAAAATAAGTTAAAGGCAGCACTGGTTCAACAACCATGGTATGAAAACGCAACAGAACATCAAGATAATTTAGCCGCAGGAATAAGTTCTGCAGCCCAGCAGGGTGCACAACTCGTTTGTTTACAAGAACTTACCCTAAGCCCTTATTTTTGTACTCGTTCAGATGTAGACGGCCGACCCTATATGGAAGATATCTACTCAGGGCCAACAGCCCAATTTGTTGGCAAAATGGCGAAGGCAAATAAAATCTGCATTACCGCCTCTCTTTTTGAAAAAGCAGGCTACAACACTGCTGTAGCATTTAACACCCAAGGTGAGTTAATTGCCATTACCCGAAAACAACATATCCCCAGTGGTGAAAAATACCACGAAGACTTCTACTTTAAACCCGGAGACTCTGACTACCCTGTTCACTCCATAGCCGGGCATCAAATGGGGCTACCTACCTGTTACGACCAATGGTTCCCCGAACTCTCAAGAATTTATGGATTAAAAGGAGCTGAAATTTTAGTATACCCAACTGCCATAGGCGGTGAGCCAACAGCGCCCGGGTTTGATAGCCAACCAATGTGGCAAAAAGTAATGGTAGCTCAAGGTATCATGAGCAATACGTTTATTATTGCGGTGAATCGAATTGGTGGTGAAGATAACTTACAATTTTATGGCAGTAGTTTCATTAGCACGCCCATGGGTGAAATTCTGGCACAAGCCCCACGCGATGAACCCGCGGTACTGGTAGCTGAATTAGATTTTGGCCAACGCGATTTGTGGGGACGATTATTCCCATTTGCCCAACAACGTGAACCAGATACTTATCACGAATTAACCCGGTCTCGTTGA
- a CDS encoding F-box protein — protein MQLKMNEHNSVKRTIRMGFFNTLPTDLIQQIVLFLDARSLANLIITSKSAYDMICQLPNIHIKISNREFNGDFPKFLEICRDYFDQKMARNKEIAEIDALKKSRNLLKSDLEAWSVRSEDKLFEDINITEEEIQFTGCFCVFGIVGGAVASCFLPVSGWLLSIGLGASLGATPLIVSRTLKCLCGVCLSCKEQRIKEREPNLDANFSLSQFIERERNLDSDLPLPQYNAKERNLDSDLGTSQLMMQM, from the coding sequence GTGCAACTAAAAATGAACGAACACAATTCGGTAAAGCGAACGATCAGAATGGGCTTTTTTAACACATTACCAACAGACCTGATTCAGCAAATTGTGCTGTTCCTTGATGCCCGTTCTCTCGCTAATTTAATAATAACGAGTAAATCCGCCTATGACATGATTTGTCAGTTGCCCAACATACATATTAAAATAAGCAACCGGGAATTTAACGGTGACTTTCCAAAGTTCCTCGAAATATGTCGTGACTATTTTGATCAGAAGATGGCGCGCAATAAAGAAATAGCTGAAATTGATGCCCTTAAAAAATCTCGCAACCTATTGAAATCTGATCTAGAAGCATGGTCAGTGCGTTCCGAGGACAAACTATTTGAAGACATTAACATTACTGAAGAAGAGATCCAGTTTACAGGCTGTTTCTGTGTATTTGGTATTGTTGGGGGAGCAGTGGCATCTTGCTTTCTTCCAGTTTCCGGGTGGTTGTTGAGTATAGGTTTGGGGGCATCGCTTGGAGCCACGCCCTTAATTGTCAGTCGAACCCTTAAATGCCTTTGTGGGGTCTGCCTGTCCTGTAAAGAACAACGCATTAAAGAAAGAGAACCTAATCTGGACGCTAATTTCTCCCTATCTCAATTTATTGAAAGAGAGCGTAATCTGGACTCTGATTTACCCCTACCTCAATATAATGCAAAAGAACGTAATCTGGACTCTGATTTAGGGACGTCTCAATTGATGATGCAAATGTAA
- a CDS encoding agmatine deiminase family protein yields MTNSPKQAGFFMPAEWHPHQRCWMAWPCHPATWTKVGLERARIAYARVAQAIAQFEPVTLLVNPGDEPSAKQYCGKNIELVTIPINDSWTRDTGPTFLLNQDQKLAGVDWIHNAWGGNYPDCTLDNQIASVLLKLTQAHYFHAPLVMEGGSFHVDGEGTILTSRECLLNTNRNPNLSQQEIEQYLNDYLGGERIIWLNQGLLGDETDGHIDEIACFIAPGKVLCLITKDPQDPNYLRLQENLETLKSAKDSKGRTLEVYTVEQPPATYLDDERLTLSYINFYLANKGIVMPAFGYESYDKEAFQLFKQLFSGYKIRQIDALDVFAGGGGIHCITQQQPVSK; encoded by the coding sequence ATGACGAACTCACCAAAACAAGCAGGATTTTTTATGCCCGCAGAGTGGCATCCACATCAACGATGCTGGATGGCTTGGCCTTGTCATCCAGCTACCTGGACTAAAGTAGGTTTGGAGAGAGCGCGAATAGCCTATGCTCGAGTTGCTCAAGCCATAGCACAATTTGAGCCAGTCACATTATTAGTTAATCCTGGAGATGAACCCTCGGCAAAGCAATATTGTGGAAAAAACATTGAGCTGGTCACTATTCCTATCAATGATTCATGGACCAGAGATACAGGCCCTACTTTTTTATTGAATCAAGACCAAAAACTGGCAGGAGTTGATTGGATTCATAATGCCTGGGGCGGGAATTATCCCGACTGTACATTAGACAATCAAATTGCTTCCGTCCTCCTGAAATTAACCCAGGCTCATTATTTCCATGCGCCTCTGGTTATGGAAGGAGGCTCCTTTCACGTTGATGGTGAAGGTACCATTTTAACCAGCCGAGAGTGTTTGCTCAATACCAATCGCAACCCCAATCTCTCGCAGCAAGAGATTGAACAATACCTTAATGATTATCTAGGTGGCGAACGAATTATTTGGCTAAATCAAGGCCTATTAGGCGATGAAACTGACGGACACATTGATGAGATTGCCTGCTTTATTGCACCAGGTAAGGTTTTATGTCTTATAACTAAAGACCCTCAAGATCCCAATTATCTCAGGTTACAAGAAAATCTTGAAACTCTTAAGTCTGCTAAAGATTCCAAAGGACGTACCCTGGAGGTTTATACAGTGGAGCAACCCCCGGCCACCTATCTTGATGATGAAAGGCTCACTTTATCCTATATTAATTTTTATCTGGCCAATAAGGGTATCGTGATGCCTGCATTTGGTTATGAATCGTATGATAAAGAAGCCTTTCAACTGTTCAAACAATTATTCTCAGGCTATAAGATAAGACAAATTGATGCTCTGGATGTTTTTGCTGGGGGGGGGGGCATTCATTGTATTACTCAACAACAACCAGTAAGTAAGTAA
- the speA gene encoding biosynthetic arginine decarboxylase, translated as MNSKELADENLYNIENWGEGYFSINAKGNIEISRKPGKKGVELQAIVDAAHRAGLHLPLLIRCSDILHDRVHRIYQAFTHAREETDYTGSYKLVYPIKVNQEQSVVRELLKAPENSIGLEAGSKPELMAVIGMLGDRHSTIVCNGYKDSSYIRTALIAQQMGHTVFIVIEKKSELDIILSESARLQVKPTLGVRIRLVSKSAGKWENTGGVKSKFGLNAKQVLELIEQLKANKMLDCLQLMHCHLGSQIANIHDIRHCMQEVSRYYVELRQLNAPIDTIDVGGGLSVDYEGTRSNKGCSMNYSLSEYATHILLALKHICQDAEVPEPNLISESGRALTAHHAVLISNITDIEIIDKSPVLPNIEKEDSHVIQDIYDTYQAITDSSPTEIYNYAEHSLTEAHSLFKHGVISLQEKAKVEAFYTNICMELKERLDEDNPTEQSLLLMINESMAAKIFCNISFFQSIPDAWAIGQIFPVAPISQLTEPPTMHSILQDLTCDSDGTIKLYPGSSCVTSTLMLPPYDINNPYSIGFFLVGAYQEILGNLHNLFGDTNSLDVKLSDDGKFEINDLVSGDTVTNVLNFAHFDTKKLIQSYEKQLIQTGLSKETMLSYLNELRSIFSQLTYLDGHRP; from the coding sequence ATGAATAGCAAAGAACTAGCCGATGAAAATTTGTATAATATTGAAAATTGGGGTGAGGGATACTTCAGCATCAATGCTAAGGGAAATATCGAAATAAGCAGGAAACCAGGGAAAAAAGGTGTTGAGCTACAGGCTATTGTTGATGCAGCACATCGAGCGGGCTTGCACTTACCCCTTTTAATTCGCTGCAGTGACATTTTGCATGATCGAGTTCACCGGATTTATCAGGCATTTACCCATGCTCGAGAAGAGACAGATTATACGGGCAGCTACAAGCTGGTATACCCTATTAAGGTTAACCAAGAGCAAAGTGTTGTTAGGGAATTACTGAAAGCTCCCGAAAACAGTATCGGTCTGGAGGCCGGCAGTAAACCGGAGCTCATGGCCGTAATTGGAATGCTCGGCGATCGACACAGTACCATAGTGTGTAATGGTTACAAAGACAGCAGTTACATCCGCACCGCCTTGATAGCTCAACAAATGGGACATACTGTTTTTATTGTTATTGAGAAGAAGTCTGAGCTAGATATCATTTTAAGTGAATCTGCTCGGCTGCAGGTAAAACCTACTCTTGGTGTTCGTATCCGCTTAGTGAGTAAAAGCGCGGGTAAATGGGAGAATACCGGCGGGGTTAAATCTAAATTTGGTTTAAATGCCAAACAGGTATTAGAATTGATTGAGCAGTTAAAAGCCAATAAAATGCTTGATTGCCTCCAGTTAATGCACTGTCATTTAGGATCACAGATAGCTAACATCCATGATATTCGTCACTGCATGCAGGAAGTGTCACGTTATTACGTTGAATTACGTCAGCTAAATGCACCCATAGACACCATAGACGTTGGTGGTGGTCTCAGCGTTGATTATGAGGGCACTCGTTCTAACAAAGGCTGCTCTATGAACTACAGCCTTAGCGAATACGCAACTCATATTCTGCTAGCCCTTAAACATATATGCCAGGATGCAGAAGTACCGGAGCCCAATCTAATCTCCGAATCAGGCCGAGCATTGACCGCACATCATGCGGTATTAATCTCCAATATTACTGATATCGAAATAATTGATAAGTCACCTGTACTGCCTAATATTGAAAAAGAAGATTCTCATGTAATTCAAGACATCTATGATACCTATCAGGCAATCACCGACAGTTCACCAACAGAAATCTACAATTATGCTGAGCATTCGCTGACTGAGGCTCATTCTTTATTCAAACATGGTGTGATAAGTTTACAAGAAAAAGCTAAAGTTGAAGCATTTTATACAAATATCTGCATGGAATTAAAAGAGAGATTGGACGAGGACAATCCTACTGAGCAATCCTTGTTATTAATGATTAATGAAAGCATGGCGGCCAAAATTTTTTGTAATATCTCTTTTTTCCAATCCATTCCTGATGCCTGGGCTATTGGACAAATTTTTCCCGTAGCACCTATTTCGCAGTTAACTGAACCGCCAACCATGCACAGTATTTTACAGGATTTAACTTGTGATTCGGATGGTACTATCAAGCTATATCCAGGAAGTTCCTGTGTCACCTCTACGTTAATGCTGCCTCCATACGATATAAATAATCCCTATTCAATAGGCTTTTTCCTCGTTGGAGCATATCAAGAAATACTAGGCAATCTGCATAATCTATTTGGCGATACTAACTCTTTAGACGTAAAACTTTCAGATGATGGGAAGTTTGAAATTAACGATTTGGTTAGTGGTGATACAGTAACTAATGTACTGAATTTTGCCCATTTTGATACCAAAAAATTAATTCAGTCTTATGAAAAACAATTAATTCAAACTGGATTATCCAAAGAGACCATGCTTTCCTATCTCAATGAATTAAGAAGTATTTTTTCTCAATTAACCTATCTTGATGGACATAGACCGTAA